Proteins found in one Triticum aestivum cultivar Chinese Spring chromosome 4D, IWGSC CS RefSeq v2.1, whole genome shotgun sequence genomic segment:
- the LOC123100228 gene encoding monooxygenase 2 translates to MAAGIQQQDAAEDIVIAGAGLAGLAVALGLHRKGVRSVVLESSPERRTSGFAFFTWTNAFRALDALGVGDKMRGRHLQLQGLRVMTSSTGEIAREMDLRVNGKLGPHEVRCVQRNVLLQALEEELPPGTVRYSSKIVSIDDQDGAKILHIADGSTLRAKVLIGCDGINSVVAKWLGLAKPSESGRTATRGYAKYPEGHGFEPKILQFVGEGFRAGLVPWSDTDVYWFFTWSPAPSPDANGKDDDAVDRSAAAMKQFVLTKMTGAKVSPEVLEAVERSEMSDVLAAPLRFRSPLSLLFASISKGNVCVAGDALHPTTPDLAQGACTALEDGVVLARCLGDAIVGAGSGEQKERVVAALRRYAGIRRWRSAQVIAVSYAVGFVQESDHSVVSFVRDMLLSGVLAKTLLMMPDYDCGKL, encoded by the exons ATGGCGGCCGGAATCCAACAGCAGGACGCAGCCGAGGACATTGTGATTGCCGGCGCCGGTCTGGCCGGCCTCGCCGTCGCTCTGGGACTCCACAGGAAGGGCGTTCGGAGCGTGGTGCTAGAGTCGTCGCCGGAGCGCCGCACGTCCGGCTTCGCCTTCTTCACATGGACCAACGCCTTCCGCGCCCTTGACGCCCTCGGGGTCGGGGACAAGATGAGGGGCAGACATCTGCAGCTGCAGGG GTTGCGGGTCATGACTTCGTCTACGGGTGAAATTGCGCGAGAAATGGATCTCCGGGTGAACGGAAAACT GGGACCCCATGAAGTCCGGTGCGTGCAGCGTAACGTGCTGCTCCAGGCTCTGGAGGAAGAGCTGCCGCCAGGCACCGTCCGCTACTCCTCCAAGATCGTCTCCATCGACGACCAGGACGGCGCCAAGATCCTCCATATCGCCGACGGCTCGACTCTCCGAGCAAAGGTGCTGATCGGTTGCGACGGGATCAACTCGGTGGTTGCGAAATGGCTTGGGCTCGCAAAGCCGTCCGAGTCCGGGCGCACGGCCACGCGGGGATACGCCAAGTACCCCGAAGGCCACGGCTTCGAGCCCAAGATCCTGCAGTTCGTCGGCGAAGGCTTCCGCGCCGGCTTGGTGCCCTGGAGCGACACCGACGTCTACTGGTTCTTCACCTGGTCTCCTGCTCCTTCCCCAGACGCCAACGGAAAGGACGACGACGCCGTCGACCGGAGCGCCGCCGCGATGAAGCAGTTCGTGCTGACCAAAATGACGGGCGCCAAGGTGAGCCCCGAGGTGCTGGAGGCCGTGGAGAGGAGCGAGATGAGCGACGTGCTCGCCGCACCGCTGCGGTTCCGCTCCCCGCTCTCGCTCCTGTTCGCCAGCATCAGCAAGGGGAACGTGTGCGTCGCCGGCGACGCGCTCCACCCGACGACGCCGGACCTGGCGCAGGGCGCGTGCACGGCGCTCGAGGACGGCGTCGTCCTCGCCCGGTGCCTCGGCGACGCCATCGTAGGTGCCGGCTCCGGGGAGCAGAAGGAGAGGGTCGTGGCTGCCCTGCGCAGGTACGCTGGCATCCGGCGGTGGAGGAGCGCACAGGTGATCGCGGTGTCGTACGCGGTGGGGTTCGTGCAGGAGAGCGACCACTCCGTGGTGAGCTTCGTGCGGGACATGCTGCTGTCCGGGGTGCTCGCCAAGACGCTGCTCATGATGCCGGACTACGATTGCGGCAAGCTCTGA